The Vanessa cardui chromosome 27, ilVanCard2.1, whole genome shotgun sequence region taggttaggttaggttaggttggggtgcatgtcagtcgcctcctcgtggcgcaccctgggcaacggtgtcgacgatcttttgtcgtcggcaacggctaagactgacgcggagggcacGCCACGGGTCGCCCTGGTCCTTCTCTGTcttcagagtggactgtgtgcgcggcccGGCGGCAATGAAGGAGTGTAcatatgttttgttaatatatttaagtagtcgtaagttatacatataatatttagtgttttaattttaaggtgtaaatattgtatattttattttactacccGAATCCTAAGTGgcgacgcagcgcgatgggatgcatggccggagggtattccggtcatgactgcgtctcgccggcagccccggcaaaaaTTTTTCATTATGAGTGCAACTAAGGAAATATATTCTCCAGGAGGGTGTCACTCCCTCTCCGATCCGCTTCACGGATCGGACCGTCCCAacgaatctggaggggacacAGTCGCACTACGGATTTTTTCTAACGACCAAACAGCGAGCATAACGGACACTGAAACGGAGAGAGAAGGCGTAGGTTTAAGTAGTTTAGtaggaaaaaatgtaaatattactaatttagGAGATATGGAGGTGGATGTGGGCGCCCTGACGGTGAGCACGGGAAATATAGACCCTTGCCTGCTGAAAGAACCTGTGGTCCGGTTGGAACGGCTCTCCGAGTCGGATTCATCGGTCTGCAGCATATTTCAGCAGCGGCGACGAAAGGGCGAGAAGAGGTCTCACATGGGAGACAGCTGCTCTGGCTCGGACACCGACGGGAGTCAGCGGCAGGGCAGCAATGACACTGGACATTCGGTTAGTAGGTGGCTAAAACCTGCTAACAAAAGGGGACGGGGGAACGGAAATCGTTTCCAGGCGGAGGATTCGCTGACCGCTTACAGCGAGGCGGCCAGAAAGGCTTTAGACGAAAGGGTTGCCCGATCGAGGAACCGGCAACCCGTAAGTGCTGAGGACGTGCCGAAGACGTCCGCCGCTCTCGATGCAGCCGTTCAGGAGGCGATCGGGGTGGTCGTGCAGGTTGCCGACAAATCAGGCAACCTCAAGGGCACTTTTGTGCGAGCCCTGAAGGCAGCTGCCGACACCATCAAAGGTGCGGTAGCAGACCTTAGGGCCATGTCGATGACGGAGGAGGTTGCGCGCTTAGAGGTGGCTAACGCGCAACTCTCAGGCCAGCTGGCTGAGCTGAGGCGGGAGGTGGCTCAGATGCGCCAGCAACCACCAACGGATGAAGGCCACATCCAAAAGATGTTGGAGGAGGCGCTACGGTCCAACCGGGAACAGTTCGCAACTATGCTGAACGCCCGGATGGAAGGAATCGAGCGCCGCCTTCTTCCGGAGCCCCGGCTGCGGCCACCGCTGGCCGCCGACCGGAAGGCAGCGCAGGCGACAGCTGCGGCTGCAAACCCGGCGAGGACGCCCGAGACCGCTGGCGTGGTGGTAGAGCCAGCCAAACTCGGCAAAAAGAAGAAGCGGCCACCAACACTAGCTGCCCAAGAAGCGGCAAATAGAAGGTCGGCTCCAACGACAACACCTGTGGAGCCGAACAACACACCGACGACCTGGAGCGCTGTCGTCGGTAAGAAGAAGAAGCCGAAGAAGCCGGCCAACAAACCAGTGCAGCAAGCGACCACCAGACCTGCTGCACAAAAGAAGAGGAAACTACGCCCCCCTCGCACGTCTGTGATCACCATCACGCTCAAACCCGGTGCCGAGGAGAAGGGTGTGAAGTACGAGAACGTCCTGGCGCACGCAAAGAGTCGCATCAAATTGAGTGATGTCGGCTTGACTGCGGTGCGCTTCAGGACGGCGGCGACGGGAGCGCGCATGCTGGAGATACCGCCAGGCACCAACGAAGCCGAGAAAGCGGCGGATGCCCTGGCGGAGAAGCTGCGCGAGCTATTCAGCCCGGACGAGGTCCAAATACACCGTCCGACCAAGTGCGCGGAGCTCAGGGTCCTGGACCTGGACGACTCCGTCACGGTGGAGGAGGTCGTGGCGTCGGTCGCCGAAGCCGGGGGCTGCACGACCGGAGCCATCAAGCCTGGCATTCTCGCCCGGCACTCGAGCGGCACGGGCTCACTGTGGGTGAGTTGCCCAGTGGCGGCCGCTAAGAAGATCGTGGCGGTCGGTAGGGTTAGGGTCGGGTGGGTGTCGGCGCGAGTGCTTTTGCTCGAGTCGCGGCCACTCCGATGCTACAGATGTCTGGAGGGGGGCCACATGGGTGCCAAGTGTGACAGGGGTGTCGACCGTAGCCGTTTGTGCTATCGCTGCGGTCAGCCCGATCACAGGGCCCGAGAGTGCACCGCCGCTGACGCAAACTGCATCATCTGCTCAGCGGCCGGTAAGCCTGCGGCACACGCCGTCGGCGCTAGAGAATGCCAGGGCAGCAAAGGTCCAGCCCGAGGCAAGAAGAGAGGAGTAGCGGTGAGGAAGGGCCCGGCAGCAACTTCCCAACGGCGAACGGAGGCGGAGCCTATGGAGACCGCTCAGTGATGGCCCTAAGATGTCTCCAGGCCAACATCAACCACTCTGCTAGAGCTCAGGACCTTCTTGTCCAGAGCATGGCAGAGTGGCAAATCGACGTCGCGGTGGtatcggagccctacgtcgttcatttacgggacgactgggtctccgaccacgatGGAGTGGTGACCATCATCGCTCCCGCTGCCGCGGACTCCCCGACCATAGAGTGTGTGGTCAAGGGGAAGGGCTGCGTGCTCGCCGTCGTCGGTGGTGTGGCGATCATCGGCGTTTACGCCTCGCCTAACCGAACCCTCGCCGAGTTCGAGCGACTTCTGGTGGAGATCGGTGCTCTGGTGGGACAGGCTTCGCCAACCCCTGTGTTAGTCGCGGGGGACTTCAATGCCAAATcaacggcttggggttcccctgcGACGGATGTCAGGGGCGAGGCGTTGGAGGAGTGGGCCGTGTCGCTGGGACTCACCCCCATGAACAGCGgatcggagagcacgtgcgtgcggcaacagggcgagtcgatcgtcGACATCACGTTTGCGTCCAacgccctagcccgccgtgttcgaggctggagggtggagacggaggtggagactctatcggaccACCGATACATCCGGTTTGATGTCTCCGCGGTCCCCGTTTCCGCCCATGCCACTGTCGGTCAGTCGAGTGGCCCTCGCTGGAAACTAAGTCGTCTCGACAGCCAGCTGGCAAAAGAGGCGGCGATCGTCGAAAGCTGGGGGACCGCTCCTGACTCTGTGGTGCAAGTCGACCGAGAGGCTGATCGACTCGGCTGTGCGCTGTCCCGCGTCTGCGACGCTGCGATGCCGCGGGCCAAACCGCTCCCGCCGCGTCGTCGAGTGTACTGGTGGCGGCCGGAACTCCGCCAACTGCGCAGAGCCTGTGTGGCTGCTCGCCGCCAGTACGCACGGTGCAGGAGGAGAAGAGTCCGTGACCACAATCTGGAGGCGGCCCTTTACACCGCCTACAGAGAAGCCTGCGTCACCCTGCAGAAAGCCATATCCCGTGCCAAGGAGGAGGCATGGCGCGAATGGCTGGCGACCCTCGACGCCGATCCGTGGGGCAGACCGTACCGGTTGGTGAGGCAGAAGCTCCGACCCTGGGCTCCTCCACTCACCAGCACCCTTCAGCCAGACGTCCTGGAGAGTGTCGTCGGTGCTCTCTTTCCGGAGCGGGGAGAATTTATACCACCTTCGATGGCGCCTCTCAACGATCACGACCAACTCGATCAGGCGTCCCCCGTTACCGAGGCGGAATTATGTGCTGCTGTCGTCAAGCTCGGGTCTAAAAGGACAGCCCCGGGgcccgacggcattccaggaCGTGCTCTAGCCATAGCTCTTGGCGAGATGGGCGAGAGCGTCAGACACCTCTTCTCCGAGTGTCTTGCGCAGGGTAGGTTCCCCGACAGGTGGAAAACGGGTAGGCTCGTCCTAATCCGCAAGGACGGACGACCgcccgatcagccgtcggcctaccgcccTATAGTGCTGCTCGACGAGGCGAGCAAGCTTTTTGAGCGCATTATCGCAGCCCGCCTTGTCGCAAGCATGGAGCCGGGACTGAGCGAGCGCCAGTTCGGCTTCCGCCCAGGTCGCTCGACCCTCGACGCTATCGCGAGCTTGAGGGATCTTGCAGAGCAGGAAGTCTCTCGGGGTGGGGTACTGATAGCTGTGTCTTTGGATATTtccaacgctttcaacaccttgccctGGGAGACGGTAATGGAGGCCTTGCGGTACCATAGAGTGCCCCCATACCTTCGGCAGATCATCGCCGACTACTTCGCGGGCAGAGCAGTCGCTTACCCGACAAAGGAGGGATGGAGAAGGAAGAGGATGAcgtgcggtgttccacagggctctgtTTTGGGTCCGTTGctgtggaacatcgggtacGACTGGGTGCTACGCGGGGCCACTCtgcggggggtcagcgtgacgtgttacgccgacgacaccctcgtgtcggcccgcggtAAAACCCATCGCGAGGCGACCTATCTCGCCACGGCCGGAGTGGCGCATGCAGTCCACCGCATCCGCGCTCTGGGCctcgaggtggccttgcacaaatccGAGGTTCTTGTTTTTCATGGACCTCGGAACGCGCCACCTCAAGGAGCGGCGATAACCatcggcggaacttccatcaccatcgggtcgacgatgaagtacctgggactcgtcctcgatggcaggtggaagttcgaggagcacttccggcgcttggccccgagactggtggctgcagccggagcgctCGGGCGCATTTTGCCCAACATTGGAGGGCCAGGCAATCCAGCGAGACGCCTTTACATCGGAGTGGTGCgctcgatggcgctgtacggtgcgcCGATATGGGCGGACGCGCTGAGCGCCCGCAACGTCGCTTCGCTACGACGTCCGCAGCGGGTGATGGCGCTCAGAGCGGCTCGGGCGTATCGTACGGTGTCCAACACCGCAGCCTGTCTGCTGTCTGCAAGCCCgacatgggacctcgaggccgagatcaactcgagtGTTTACTGGCGGGCCAAGGATGCAAGAGCGGAGGGGAACTCACCCCAAGTCTTACAGTGGAGGAAGGAGGCACGACAACGCCTTCTTGAAATGTGGAGGGAAAGgctgcgagttccggatgccggTGGGGATCTCGTGGCGGCCATTCGGCCTGTTTtgagagagtgggtcgagcgcaaACACGGCCCACTCTcctaccacctgacgcagctcctGACCGGCCACGGGTGTTTTGGTAAATACCTGTGTGACGTGGTCGGCAGAGAGCCTGCACCGACATGCCACCACTGTGGTAACgaagccgtggacacggccgagcacacgcgcgcagagtgcccagcctgggcggagcctcgcgcagccctgTCCACGGCCATTGGACCGGACATCTCGCTTCCGGCCTTAGTGCGCAAGATGGTCGCGAGCGAAGAAGCGTGGGCGGCATTACGAACCTTCAGCGAGGTCGTAATgtccgccaaggagaaggcggaacgacagcgggaggacgacacCAACTCCCTCCCGTTGCGTCGACGGAGACCTGGTCGACGACGCCGTGACCATCTAGGCCGGTTGCATTGACCTGATTCGACACAGCGgtggcggacctttacatccgctgccgctTTACCCGGACGTGACACAgcgtagtcggcagcggacctttacaccCGCTGCCGcctagcctccagtggcggactcgggggagtccgtcacggttctgacGGAGGCGGAGACGGAAGCGTGCCACAACATCTTGGCACGCTCTACAGACGAGTCGCCCTTCTACAGCGACGGCCGCTGGCGgggccgcggtggtgagccacgtgcgttcccgcagtcctgccgccttgcggtgaaggcggaaatcctaggaggttttagtgggtaggacggggccttctgccccgggagtcccacatatccgtcccggtcccccctttcgaccgggcggaatgcgtaaatgcatttcctcctagtaaaacaaaaaaaaaaaaaaaaaaaaaaaaaaaaaaaaaaaaaaaaaaaaaaaaaaaaaaaggttaggttaggttaggttaggttaggttaggttaggttaggttaggttaggttaggttaggttggggtgcatgtcagtcgcctcctcgtggcgcaccctgggcaacggtgtcggcgatcttttgtcgtcggcaacggctaagactgacggggAGGGTATGCCACGGACCGCTCCTGGTACTTCTCTGATtagcagagtggactgtgtgagcggcttCGTGGCAAAGGGGAGTTTTGTGTAACGTCTGGTGCTGTTTTGTCTTGTCATTCGTTACATGTTGTATATAGTGTGaattgtaaaatttgtttgtggcgTCTATAACATGTTCTGTGTTTTGTCTCCGGGGTTTATTGACCTCGGAGACCGAAGGAGGAACGCGTAATCCCGCTAAGTGAGGTGTCGTGGAACACGTCTCGCGGCCTCGAGCGGGACCGCGGGTCTTGCCTTAACCGGCCGGACcgtgaggaagacaacctctataaaaatcaccccgaatcccaagtggcgacGCGGCACGAGGGGATGCATGGCTGATGGGAAGTTCAGTCGCGACCGCGATCCTCGTCAGGGCACCGGCCGACACCCTCGACGAGTCACGCAAGGCTTACCCAGGTACAGGGGGCACCACCTGGGCGGACCGACACTTCCCCCACACTCGTGGGACTTTATATGGAtgctttaaaaaacaaaaaccccAAAAGGACTCCGAGCTCCTTAAGCTCGGAACACGAAGGACCTGCTGCGCAAGCTGAAGGACTCTCAGAGTCGGACACTTCAGTTTGCAGCATGCAGACGGTGGAGTCACTTGTTTCTCCACACAAGGATGTGACATACGAACGGCGGAAGGGTGAGAAGCGGACCCACGCTGAGGATAGCTGCTCTGGCTCCGAAAGTGACGCGAGCGTGCAGCTGAGTGAAAACTCGGACTCAGCGAGGTGGCTTAAACCCGCAAATAAGAGAGGGCGAGGCCGGCCGCCCACTCACGGTAAATACGTGGGCTTGGGCAAGTCTCAAGCGGAACTCCGTGCGGCGAAAACGAAGGCCAGAGAGGACCGCTTCGAGACCGAAGACGCCCTGGCCGCTTACAGTGAAGCGGCCAAAGTTAATTTAGACGAGAGAGCGGCTCGTAACCGGAGTCGTCACATGGACGCGACCAATGAGGACGCTCAAAAGACGTCCGCTGCATTGGACCATACTGTGAAGGAGGCGTTGGACGTGGTACTTCAGGTTGCCAACAAGTCTGGCAATCTGAAGGGTACCTTCGTCAGGGCCctgaagactgccgctgacaCCATCAAAGGTGCGGTGGCGGAACTTAGAGCCCTGACCATGTCGGAGGAAGTGGCCCGGCTGGAAGCTGCCAATGCAAAGCTTTCCGGCCAGTTGGCGGAACTAAGACGGGAAGTGGCCGAAATGCGCAAGAAGCCGCCACAACCGAGCGAGGATAACTTAAAACGCATCATGGAGGAAGCGTTGAGGAGCAGCCGGGAGCAGTTCAGCAATATGCTGAAcgcccggatggagggcatTGAGCGACGCCTCCTTCCGGAGCCTCGGCTGCGACCTCCGCTGGCCGCAGACCGTAGAGCAGAGCAGAGCCAAGCAGCGCAGACTACGGTCCCTGCTGCGAAGGCACCACCCGTGCCGTCCGCCGCCAAGGCCGCGGAAAAGGGTAACGCGAAGACGGCCTCGACTTCTTCGACGAAGAAGAAGTCGAAACGCCCCAGCATGGCTGCCCAGGAGGCGGCAGCGGCTGTGGCGAAGAAGACTGCCCCCGCGCCGACTCCGAAGCCGGGCAGCTCTTCTGTGTCTTGGGCGACTGTTGTTCGGCAGCCGCCGAACCCGAAACCGCCTAAGAAGGCGACGGCTACAAAACCGGCGAAGACAGGGACGCCGAAGACCGTCCCAACGGCGAAGGATAAGAAGAGGGAACGTAAAAGGCTTCGCTCTCCTCGCACCGCGGTGATCACGATCACCTTGAGACCCGGTGCAGAGGAGAAGGGCCTGAAGTATGAGACCGTCCTGGCTCAGGCCAAGAGCAAGATCAGGCTCAGCGAGGTTGGCCTGACGACGGTCCGCTTCAGAACGGCGGCAACGGGAGCGCGGATGCTCGAGATTCCGCCGGGCACCGCTGACGCCGAGAAGTCGGCGGATGCCCTTGCGGAAAAGCTTCGCAGCGTCCTCAACCCGGACGAGGTCCAGATCCATCGACCGACGAAATGCGTCGAGGTCAGAGTCATGGATCTGGACGACTCGGTGTCGTCGGAGGAGGTGGTGGCAGCTGTAGCCAGCGAGGGAGGATGCTCCGAAGGAGCGATCAGGCCGGGCGTGGTAGTTCGGTCTGCCAATGGCTGTAGATCGCTCTGGCTCAGCTGCCCTGTCATAGCGGCCAAGAAACTTATGGTGACCGGTCGAGTCAAGGTGGGGTGGATCTCGGCCCGAGTGCTTTTGCTCGAGCCGAGGCCACTCCGCTGCTATAAGTGTCTAGAAGGAGGCCACATGGGGGCCGTTTGTGACAGGGGTGTGGACCGCAGCCGTTTGTGCTtccgctgcggtcagcccgaCCACAAGGCCCGCGAATGCACCGCCGCTGAAGCGAACTGCATCCTGTGCTCAGCGGCCGGTAAAACTGCGACGCACGTCTTGGGCAGTAAGGCGTGCCAGGGCGGCAAAGGTCGCCCTGTTAAAAGAACGGGAGGTGCGGTGACGAAAGGGCCCGTCACCGTGTCCCAACGGATTGAGGTGCCTATGGAGACCGCACAATAATGGCCCTGCGTTGTCTCCAGGCCAATTTAAACCACTCCGCCAGAGCCCAGGACCTTCTAGTCCAGAGCATGGCGGAGTGGCAAATCGGAGTGGCAATCGTggcggagccctacgtcgttcatttacgggacgactgggtctccgaccacgagGGAGTGATCTCCATCGTCGCTCCCGCCATTCCCGGCGCCCCTGCGATCGATAGGGTTGCCAAAGGCAGAGGGTGCGTGGCCGCCGTTGTCAACGGAACTGCGTTCGTAGCAGTCTACGCCTCTCCTAACCGGAGTCTCGCCGAATTCGAGCAACTTCTCGTTGAGGTCGGGGCTCTGGTCGGGCAGTACTCACCGAGTCCGGTGATCGTCGCGGGGGACTTCAATGCCAAATCCACGGCTTGGGGCTCCCCTGCGACCGATGCCAGAGGAGAGGTGTTAGAGGAGTGGGCCGTGTCATCGGGACTCACGGCGATCAACAGAGGATCGGAGAGCACGTGCCtgcggcagcagggcgagtcAATCGTGGACTTAacgttcgcgtccatcgccctagcccgccgtgttcgagattggagggtggagacgggggtggagactctatcggatcaccgataTATCCGATTtgatgtctccgcggttcccgtcgtccggcccgctgttgagcggtcagaaggtccgcggtggagTCTTGGTCGTCTCGATCgccagttggcaaaagaggcggccatcgtggaggcctggtgcgccggTTCCGACCCGGTCGTCCAGGTCGACCGAGAGGCCGACCGACTCGGTGCCGCCCTGTTTCGCATCTGCGATGCGGCGATGCCGAGGGTGAGGCCTCAGACTCCACGTCGCCGAGTCTACTGGTGGCGCCCGGAGCTACGAACGTTGCGGAGGGCGTGTGTTGCGGCCCGCCGCCAATACGCCAGGTCCAGACGGAGGCGGATACGCGATCACGACCTGGAGGAGGCTCTTTACACCTCCTACAGGGAGGCTTGCGTGTCGCTCCGAAAGGCCATCGCGCAGGCGAAGGAAGCGGCATGGGTGGAGTGGCTGGCGTCTCTCGACGCGGATCCGTGGGGGAGACCGTACAGGGTCGTGAGGCAGAAGCTCCGGACCCTGGACACCCCCGCTCACCACCACCATCCAGCCGCGGCTTCTGGGACGGATCGCGGAGGAACTATTTCCGGAGCGCGGAGCGTTCGTCCCACCGGCGATGGAGCCCGAGTTCGTTAGGGAAGTGCCGGACCAGGCGTTCCCGGTTACCGAGGCCGAGTTGTGCGCGGCTGTCTTGAAGCTTTGCTCGAAGAGGACAGCCcccgggcctgacgggataccgggacgcgCCTTGGCGATCGCGTCGGAGGAGTTGGGCGATGGCATGTGCCAACTGTTCTCGGCCTGC contains the following coding sequences:
- the LOC124541012 gene encoding uncharacterized protein LOC124541012; amino-acid sequence: MALRCLQANLNHSARAQDLLVQSMAEWVAKGRGCVAAVVNGTAFVAVYASPNRSLAEFEQLLVEVGALVGQYSPSPVIVAGDFNAKSTAWGSPATDARGEVLEEWAVSSGLTAINRGSESTCLRQQGPRWSLGRLDRQLAKEAAIVEAWCAGSDPVVQVDREADRLGAALFRICDAAMPRVRPQTPRRRVYWWRPELRTLRRACVAARRQYARSRRRRIRDHDLEEALYTSYREACVSLRKAIAQAKEAAWVEWLASLDADPWGRPYRVPRLLGRIAEELFPERGAFVPPAMEPEFVREVPDQAFPVTEAELCAAVLKLCSKRTAPGPDGIPGRALAIASEELGDGMCQLFSACLAQARLVGSMEPGLSEWQFGFRRGRSTLDAVARLREVAEEEVSRGGVLLAVSLDISNAFNTLPWEVVLEALRYHNVPDYLRRTIADYFSVPIGRRRILPRREWHIAVHRIRALGLEVALHKSEALVFHGPRNVPPSGLVAAAGALGRILPNVGGPGGSCRRLYSGVVRSMALYGGKSERERTANCARYSSWREEARRRLMEKWEDRLRVPDASGELVAAIRPVLREWVE